The following proteins are co-located in the Mycolicibacterium goodii genome:
- a CDS encoding NUDIX domain-containing protein, whose protein sequence is MPKLSAGVLLYRIVDGIVEVLIVHPGGPFWARRDDGAWSVPKGEYTDDEDPWAAARREFSEELGAPPPDGPRIDLTPVRQSGGKVVTVFAVRGDLDATAARSNTFTMEWPKGSGTLKEFPEIDRAAWFPVAEARHKLLTGQRPLLDELMAAPDLADCRDGGDAAPA, encoded by the coding sequence ATGCCGAAACTCAGTGCCGGAGTGCTGCTCTACCGCATCGTCGACGGGATCGTCGAAGTGCTGATCGTCCATCCGGGCGGGCCGTTCTGGGCCCGCCGCGACGACGGGGCATGGTCGGTGCCGAAAGGCGAATACACCGACGACGAAGATCCGTGGGCGGCAGCGCGGCGCGAGTTCAGCGAGGAACTCGGGGCGCCGCCACCGGACGGTCCGCGCATCGACCTCACCCCGGTGCGTCAGTCCGGCGGCAAGGTGGTCACCGTGTTCGCGGTGCGCGGCGACCTGGACGCAACCGCGGCGCGCAGCAACACTTTCACCATGGAGTGGCCGAAGGGGTCGGGCACGCTCAAGGAGTTTCCCGAAATCGACCGTGCGGCATGGTTTCCGGTGGCGGAGGCCCGGCACAAGCTGCTCACCGGTCAGCGGCCGCTGCTCGACGAGTTGATGGCCGCACCCGATCTGGCCGACTGCCGCGACGGGGGCGACGCGGCCCCGGCGTAG